A genome region from Arachis duranensis cultivar V14167 chromosome 8, aradu.V14167.gnm2.J7QH, whole genome shotgun sequence includes the following:
- the LOC107463187 gene encoding flavin-containing monooxygenase FMO GS-OX5-like isoform X1 produces MHRSVKVAVIGAGVSGLVAARELQRERHHVVVYDQNDSVGGNWIYDPRTESDPLSLDPNRETVHSSLHVSLRTNLPRALMSFTDYPFVRTESDPRTFPRHDEVLRFLNRFADEFGVREVTRLKTRVSRVERVKDEWVVESMTRGSESVSREVFEAVVVCSGHNSVPRVAEIDGIENWRGYQMHSHNYRAPGRFQDQIVVIVGYGASAFDIAVDILPLAKEVHVATKDNRFGVILNDVRYHTMIKCVNKDGSISFQDGSSIFANTIIYCTGYKYHFPFLDINGIVTVEDKCVRPLYKHIFPPALAPSLSFIGIVTKEPIFLMAELQSKWMARVLSGKILLPTEDMMMKSIEDIYHEMEENGLTKTCSLSLRPLQAEYKHWLATQIGLPPLGEWREKLLSEIFKKLGELPLTYRDQWDDTYWDSIIQF; encoded by the exons ATGCATCGTTCCGTCAAAGTCGCTGTTATCGGAGCTGGTGTTTCAGGCCTCGTGGCGGCACGTGAACTTCAACGCGAACGACACCACGTCGTCGTTTATGATCAAAACGACAGCGTAGGAGGAAACTGGATCTACGATCCGAGAACCGAATCCGACCCCCTCAGCCTCGATCCGAACCGAGAAACTGTCCACAGCAGCCTCCACGTGTCCCTACGCACCAACCTTCCAAGGGCACTAATGAGTTTCACCGATTACCCGTTTGTAAGAACCGAGTCCGACCCGAGAACTTTCCCGCGTCACGACGAAGTGCTTCGGTTTTTAAACCGGTTCGCTGATGAGTTTGGTGTTCGAGAGGTGACCCGGTTGAAGACAAGAGTGAGTCGAGTGGAACGAGTGAAGGACGAGTGGGTTGTTGAGTCGATGACTCGGGGATCCGAATCGGTGAGTAGGGAGGTGTTTGAAGCGGTTGTGGTGTGTTCGGGACATAACTCGGTGCCGAGGGTTGCTGAGATTGATGGTATTGAGAATTGGAGAGGCTACCAAATGCATAGCCATAACTACCGTGCACCTGGACGTTTTCAAGACCAG ATTGTGGTTATAGTTGGTTATGGAGCTAGTGCTTTTGATATCGCGGTAGATATTTTACCATTGGCAAAGGAGGTTCACGTAGCAACCAAAGATAATCGATTCGGCGTCATACTCAATGATGTAAGATACCATACTATG ATAAAATGTGTGAATAAAGATGGCTCGATTTCCTTTCAAGATGGATCATCAATTTTTGCAAATACCATAATCTACTGTACTGG ATATAAATaccattttccttttcttgatatCAATGGAATCGTAACCGTTGAAGACAAGTGTGTTAGACCGTTATATAAACACATCTTTCCTCCAGCATTAGCACCTTCGCTATCTTTCATTGGTATTGTTACAAAG GAGCCGATCTTCCTTATGGCTGAATTACAATCTAAGTGGATGGCAAGAGTTCTCTCCGGTAAAATCTTGTTACCAACAGAAGATATGATGATGAAATCTATTGAAGATATCTATCATGAAATGGAGGAAAATGGATTGACTAAGACCTGCAGTCTTTCTCTTCGTCCACTTCAG GCTGAGTACAAACACTGGCTAGCAACacaaattgggttgcctcctttGGGAGAATGGAGAGAAAAATTGCTGTCTGAGATCTTCAAGAAATTAGGTGAACTCCCATTGACATATAGAGATCAATGGGATGATACTTATTGGGATTCCAtcattcaattttaa
- the LOC107463187 gene encoding flavin-containing monooxygenase FMO GS-OX5-like isoform X2, whose product MHRSVKVAVIGAGVSGLVAARELQRERHHVVVYDQNDSVGGNWIYDPRTESDPLSLDPNRETVHSSLHVSLRTNLPRALMSFTDYPFVRTESDPRTFPRHDEVLRFLNRFADEFGVREVTRLKTRVSRVERVKDEWVVESMTRGSESVSREVFEAVVVCSGHNSVPRVAEIDGIENWRGYQMHSHNYRAPGRFQDQIVVIVGYGASAFDIAVDILPLAKEVHVATKDNRFGVILNDIKCVNKDGSISFQDGSSIFANTIIYCTGYKYHFPFLDINGIVTVEDKCVRPLYKHIFPPALAPSLSFIGIVTKEPIFLMAELQSKWMARVLSGKILLPTEDMMMKSIEDIYHEMEENGLTKTCSLSLRPLQAEYKHWLATQIGLPPLGEWREKLLSEIFKKLGELPLTYRDQWDDTYWDSIIQF is encoded by the exons ATGCATCGTTCCGTCAAAGTCGCTGTTATCGGAGCTGGTGTTTCAGGCCTCGTGGCGGCACGTGAACTTCAACGCGAACGACACCACGTCGTCGTTTATGATCAAAACGACAGCGTAGGAGGAAACTGGATCTACGATCCGAGAACCGAATCCGACCCCCTCAGCCTCGATCCGAACCGAGAAACTGTCCACAGCAGCCTCCACGTGTCCCTACGCACCAACCTTCCAAGGGCACTAATGAGTTTCACCGATTACCCGTTTGTAAGAACCGAGTCCGACCCGAGAACTTTCCCGCGTCACGACGAAGTGCTTCGGTTTTTAAACCGGTTCGCTGATGAGTTTGGTGTTCGAGAGGTGACCCGGTTGAAGACAAGAGTGAGTCGAGTGGAACGAGTGAAGGACGAGTGGGTTGTTGAGTCGATGACTCGGGGATCCGAATCGGTGAGTAGGGAGGTGTTTGAAGCGGTTGTGGTGTGTTCGGGACATAACTCGGTGCCGAGGGTTGCTGAGATTGATGGTATTGAGAATTGGAGAGGCTACCAAATGCATAGCCATAACTACCGTGCACCTGGACGTTTTCAAGACCAG ATTGTGGTTATAGTTGGTTATGGAGCTAGTGCTTTTGATATCGCGGTAGATATTTTACCATTGGCAAAGGAGGTTCACGTAGCAACCAAAGATAATCGATTCGGCGTCATACTCAATGAT ATAAAATGTGTGAATAAAGATGGCTCGATTTCCTTTCAAGATGGATCATCAATTTTTGCAAATACCATAATCTACTGTACTGG ATATAAATaccattttccttttcttgatatCAATGGAATCGTAACCGTTGAAGACAAGTGTGTTAGACCGTTATATAAACACATCTTTCCTCCAGCATTAGCACCTTCGCTATCTTTCATTGGTATTGTTACAAAG GAGCCGATCTTCCTTATGGCTGAATTACAATCTAAGTGGATGGCAAGAGTTCTCTCCGGTAAAATCTTGTTACCAACAGAAGATATGATGATGAAATCTATTGAAGATATCTATCATGAAATGGAGGAAAATGGATTGACTAAGACCTGCAGTCTTTCTCTTCGTCCACTTCAG GCTGAGTACAAACACTGGCTAGCAACacaaattgggttgcctcctttGGGAGAATGGAGAGAAAAATTGCTGTCTGAGATCTTCAAGAAATTAGGTGAACTCCCATTGACATATAGAGATCAATGGGATGATACTTATTGGGATTCCAtcattcaattttaa